A stretch of Lutra lutra chromosome 9, mLutLut1.2, whole genome shotgun sequence DNA encodes these proteins:
- the TMSB10 gene encoding thymosin beta-10, whose protein sequence is MADKPDMGEIASFDKAKLKKTETQEKNTLPTKETIEQEKRSEIS, encoded by the exons ATGGCAGACAAGCCGGACATGGGGGAAATCGCCAGCTTCGATAAGGCCAAGCTGAAGAAAACGGAGACGCAGGAGAAGAACACCCTGCCGACCAAAGAGA CCATTGAGCAGGAGAAGCGGAGTGAAATTTCCTAA